AGTATAACCATATCCATAATCCGACTGTATTGCGATAAGCTCTTTATAATATTCTTTTATATACTGATTGAGGAAAGTAAGACGAGATAAAGAATTTTCCTTTACCTCTTCATAGAATTGATCAAATTTTTGATCAAAATCTCCTTTTGAATTTAAATCATGAAATTTTTGCAACATATTCAATCCTTGGTAAATTATACAATATGATTATTATATTAATAATTAACAAAAGATGTCAACTTAAATTTCGTTTAATTATTGACTTGATGCAATTAACTAACTTTAATAATAAAAGTTACTTTTAACTTTAAGGATGAATTTCTTTTTTTATTGCTTCTCCTTATTAACTATAATATCAGCAATTTTTGTAGTATGTACAAAAAACCCCGTGCATTCAGTATTGTCGCTCATATCTGCATTCATTAGTTCAGCAGTGCTATTTATTTTACTTGGTGCTGAACTTGTTGCCATGGTTATGGTAATTGTCTATGTTGGCGCCGTGGCAGTTTTGTTTTTATTTGTTGTGATGATGCTTGACATAGATTATGTTAGGTTACGTCAAGGTTTTGTTAAGTATTCATTCATGGGGATTGTGTGTTCATCTGCATTTCTTTTCAGTGCATGGTATACAATCAAAAAATCCAAAAGTTTAATTGCGCAAGTAATGCATAATAATGTTAGTAATGTGGCTGCAATTGGTAATGTGCTTTATACTGATTATATGTATGCTTTTCATCTGTCAGGAATATTGCTACTTGTTGCAATTGTTGGAGCAATTGCTCTTACGCTACGAAATAGAGAGGGAGTGCGCAAACAAAGTTCGAGTAAGCAACTTATGCAATCCTCATCACTAAAAATTGTTAAAGTTAAAACCAAAGAAGGTATAGAATGGAAGTCTTAACTTTGAATCATTTTCTCATTCTTGCAGCTATTCTTTTTACAATTGGAATATGCGGGATCTTTATTAATCGTAAAAGTATTATTAACATTCTACTTTCAATTGAACTTATGCTCCTTGCAGTTAATATTAACTTAGTTGCTTTTTCTGCTTATATGAACGACATAGTAGGGCAAATATTTGTTATGTTTATACTAACTGTTGCAGCAGCAGAATCAGCTGTGGGCCTCGCAATTTTAGTTGTACATTACAGAAATAGTGGCCATATAGATGTTGAAGATACCAGCTTAATGAAGAAATGATTAGCATAGAAACATTTGTCGTATTCTTACCGTTTATAGGAGCAGTGCTTTCTAGCTTGAGGAAAAATGCATTTTTTAGCCAAGTTGTACCAATAACTTTGGTTGCCATTTCTGGCTTGTTGTCGTGGTATTTGTTTATCACTTTTTCTCAAAATAGCACCATAGACCTTTTTTCATGGATTGCAGTCGGTAGCTTAAAAATAAACTGGGCATTAAATATAGATAGGCTTACAACTATAATGTTTATAGTGGTTACAACTGTTTCCACAGTAGTGCATCTGTACTCTACAGGCTATATGGAACACGATAAAGGAAAGTCGAGGTTTTTTTCTTATCTTTCGCTGTTCACTTTCTTTATGCTAATACTTGTTACAAGTAGTAATTTCCTTCAGCTTTTTTGTGGCTGGGAAGGGGTAGGTTTATGCTCTTACTTACTTATAGGTTTTTGGTTTGAGAAATATTCAGCCAGCAAGGCAGCTATGAAAGCTTTTGTTATCAATAGAGTAGGAGACTTTTTCCTGCTTGTAGGCATAATTTTAATATACTGTACATTTAATACACTTGATTTTATAGAAGTATTTGACAGAGCCTCTCTAGGAGGTTTTCCTATAGTAGGAGTGCTTGGTAT
This sequence is a window from Candidatus Mesenet endosymbiont of Phosphuga atrata. Protein-coding genes within it:
- a CDS encoding NADH-quinone oxidoreductase subunit J codes for the protein MNFFFYCFSLLTIISAIFVVCTKNPVHSVLSLISAFISSAVLFILLGAELVAMVMVIVYVGAVAVLFLFVVMMLDIDYVRLRQGFVKYSFMGIVCSSAFLFSAWYTIKKSKSLIAQVMHNNVSNVAAIGNVLYTDYMYAFHLSGILLLVAIVGAIALTLRNREGVRKQSSSKQLMQSSSLKIVKVKTKEGIEWKS
- the nuoK gene encoding NADH-quinone oxidoreductase subunit NuoK is translated as MEVLTLNHFLILAAILFTIGICGIFINRKSIINILLSIELMLLAVNINLVAFSAYMNDIVGQIFVMFILTVAAAESAVGLAILVVHYRNSGHIDVEDTSLMKK